In a genomic window of Nostoc sp. UHCC 0870:
- the argS gene encoding arginine--tRNA ligase produces MNATQEQLKVKLEQALVAAFGDEYAGVDPILVAASNPKFGDYQANVALSLSKKLGQQPRAIASAIVEKLDISAICETPEIAGPGFINLKLKTAYLEAQLNAIHADSRLGVPTAKYPQREIVDFSSPNIAKEMHVGHLRSTIIGDSIARILEFRGHDVLRLNHVGDWGTQFGMLITYLREVYPEALTTANALDIGDLVSFYRKAKQRFDADEVFQETARQEVVRLQAGAEDTLHAWKLLCEQSRQEFQIIYDLLDVKLTERGESFYNPLLSTVVEKLDKSGLLVENQGAKCVFLDGFTNREGEPLPLIVQKSDGGYNYATTDLAALSYRIQQDEAKRIIYVTDAGQANHFTQFFQVARKAGWIPDDVELVHVPFGLVLGEDGKKFKTRSGDTVRLRDLLDEAISRSHADLAARLKEEERQETDEFINKVAEVVGISAVKYADLSQNRTSNYIFSYDKMLDLKGNTAPYMLYAYARIQGISRKGEINFAELGDNAKVILQHETEFALAKFLLQLGEVISTVEQDLLPNRLCEYLYELSKKFNVFYDRNQGVQVLNAEEPLRTSRLVLCDLTARTLKLGLSLLGIQVLERM; encoded by the coding sequence ATGAACGCTACACAAGAACAACTAAAGGTAAAACTTGAGCAGGCTTTGGTCGCTGCTTTTGGGGATGAGTACGCCGGAGTAGATCCGATTTTAGTTGCTGCTAGCAATCCTAAATTTGGTGATTATCAAGCCAACGTGGCGTTGTCGCTGAGTAAGAAATTAGGACAGCAACCAAGAGCGATCGCCTCTGCTATTGTAGAAAAATTAGATATCTCCGCAATCTGTGAAACTCCAGAAATCGCGGGGCCTGGTTTTATCAATCTCAAACTTAAAACAGCATACCTAGAAGCACAACTGAACGCTATTCATGCAGATTCTAGGTTGGGTGTTCCCACAGCAAAATACCCACAACGGGAAATCGTCGATTTTTCTAGTCCGAATATAGCCAAAGAAATGCACGTCGGACACTTGCGTTCTACCATCATCGGTGATTCCATCGCCCGTATTCTGGAATTTCGCGGACATGATGTATTGCGGTTAAATCATGTGGGTGATTGGGGTACGCAATTTGGGATGTTAATTACCTACCTGCGGGAAGTCTATCCAGAAGCCTTAACAACTGCAAATGCTTTAGATATCGGTGATTTAGTCAGTTTTTACCGCAAAGCCAAACAAAGGTTTGATGCAGATGAAGTCTTCCAAGAAACAGCACGCCAGGAAGTTGTCAGATTGCAAGCCGGCGCAGAAGATACTCTCCATGCTTGGAAATTGTTGTGTGAACAATCTCGCCAAGAGTTTCAAATAATTTATGACTTGCTAGATGTCAAATTAACTGAACGCGGCGAATCTTTTTACAATCCCTTACTATCAACAGTTGTAGAAAAATTAGATAAATCCGGTTTATTAGTAGAAAATCAAGGTGCAAAATGCGTTTTTTTAGATGGCTTCACTAATAGAGAAGGTGAACCTTTACCCTTGATTGTACAAAAATCGGATGGTGGTTATAATTACGCGACAACTGATTTAGCTGCACTAAGTTACCGGATTCAACAAGATGAAGCCAAACGGATAATTTATGTCACCGATGCGGGACAAGCCAACCACTTTACCCAATTCTTTCAAGTAGCGCGTAAAGCCGGATGGATTCCTGATGATGTGGAATTGGTTCATGTTCCTTTCGGTTTGGTGTTGGGGGAAGATGGGAAGAAATTTAAAACCCGTTCGGGTGATACTGTCAGGTTACGGGATTTGTTAGATGAAGCAATTTCTCGCTCTCATGCAGACTTAGCAGCTAGATTGAAAGAAGAAGAACGCCAAGAAACTGACGAATTTATCAACAAAGTTGCTGAGGTCGTTGGTATCAGTGCAGTCAAATACGCTGATTTGAGTCAAAACCGCACCAGTAACTATATTTTTAGCTATGACAAAATGCTGGATCTCAAAGGTAATACTGCACCCTATATGTTGTATGCTTATGCCCGGATTCAAGGGATTAGCCGCAAGGGTGAGATTAACTTTGCAGAGTTGGGAGATAATGCCAAAGTCATATTGCAGCATGAAACGGAATTTGCATTGGCTAAATTCTTGCTGCAACTAGGTGAGGTTATTAGCACTGTAGAGCAAGATTTATTACCGAATCGTTTATGTGAATATCTCTACGAGCTAAGTAAAAAGTTTAATGTGTTTTATGACCGCAATCAGGGGGTACAAGTATTGAACGCAGAAGAACCATTGCGGACTTCCCGTTTAGTTCTGTGTGATTTGACAGCGAGAACCTTGAAACTAGGCTTATCTTTGTTGGGGATTCAAGTATTAGAGAGAATGTAA
- the cobS gene encoding adenosylcobinamide-GDP ribazoletransferase: MLKLLQWWRKKIFKLLASLIFYTTIPLPYIQDLEFHSVAHFAPFVGLVIGGSLGLLDIGMSYLGVPMLTRSALIVAVWMGITGGLHLDGAMDTADGLAGGNPERRLEVMADSATGAFGAMVAIALILLKTSALTDITDNRWLVLMAACGWGRWGQQLAILRYPYLKPTGKGALHKQAIRSYRDLLPGLLLMLAVSGLVWLLDGHRLVIPVVMMIAGSAIATFTGAWFNHKLGGHTGDTYGAVVEWTEALFLCVLTTM, encoded by the coding sequence ATGCTAAAGCTGCTCCAATGGTGGAGAAAAAAAATATTTAAATTATTGGCAAGTCTGATATTTTATACTACTATTCCTTTGCCTTACATCCAGGATTTAGAGTTTCACTCCGTAGCACATTTTGCGCCTTTTGTGGGATTAGTGATTGGCGGAAGTTTAGGATTACTTGATATAGGAATGAGTTATTTGGGTGTACCAATGCTCACTCGTAGTGCTTTAATAGTGGCTGTGTGGATGGGTATAACTGGCGGACTGCACCTAGATGGAGCGATGGATACGGCTGATGGTTTGGCTGGGGGTAATCCAGAACGACGACTGGAAGTAATGGCGGATAGTGCTACAGGTGCATTTGGTGCAATGGTAGCGATCGCCTTAATATTATTAAAAACGAGTGCTTTAACAGATATTACAGACAACCGTTGGCTAGTTTTAATGGCTGCTTGCGGCTGGGGACGTTGGGGACAACAGCTAGCAATTCTCCGCTATCCTTACTTAAAACCCACCGGTAAAGGTGCATTACATAAACAAGCAATCCGTTCCTACCGAGACTTACTCCCAGGACTGTTGTTAATGTTGGCTGTTAGTGGCTTAGTGTGGCTGCTAGATGGACACAGATTAGTTATACCAGTAGTAATGATGATAGCTGGGAGTGCGATCGCCACTTTCACAGGTGCTTGGTTCAACCACAAGTTAGGCGGACACACAGGCGACACCTACGGCGCAGTCGTAGAGTGGACTGAAGCTTTATTTCTTTGTGTTCTAACTACTATGTAA
- a CDS encoding PPC domain-containing protein encodes MLSRDIIKNFSRIIIFPATLFVIGITTTATLAQNNKLYSPIPLTDFKEISDTLSEKDIPTGQGGFARDYAVKLNKGDNLAIDLTSDSFDSIITLLAPDGSTLAENDDGPDGTSNSLLFTRINETGTFIIRVRSFGETGVGAFKLKVTKLQPMK; translated from the coding sequence ATGCTCAGTCGAGATATTATTAAAAATTTCAGTAGAATCATCATATTTCCAGCCACATTATTCGTAATTGGTATCACAACAACAGCAACTTTGGCTCAAAACAATAAGTTGTATAGTCCTATTCCATTAACTGATTTTAAAGAAATTAGTGATACGCTTTCAGAAAAAGATATTCCTACTGGGCAGGGTGGATTTGCTCGTGATTATGCGGTGAAGTTGAATAAGGGTGATAACTTAGCAATTGATTTAACTTCAGATAGTTTTGACAGCATCATCACACTGTTAGCACCCGATGGTTCGACGTTAGCAGAAAATGATGATGGGCCTGATGGTACTAGTAATTCTCTACTGTTTACCCGCATCAATGAAACAGGGACTTTTATTATTCGTGTCCGTTCTTTTGGGGAAACTGGAGTTGGGGCTTTTAAATTAAAAGTGACGAAATTACAACCCATGAAGTAG
- a CDS encoding ComF family protein: MLKGFLDLFLQSNCPLCQRSTSGVFCENCTRQLHKCHHQQPQALWKQPIPVFGWGMYGGVIKRAIAVMKYDHQPQIARPLGQWLGDTWLLHSLHQEQKIVVVPIPMHASKQKQRGYNQAALIAQSFCQTTGLKLKLNGLIRVRETEAQFGLSGADREKNLAEAFAIGSDFRQFYPKASVLLVDDIYTTGATAKSAVQTLRQSGIKVLGLAAVATAVKYKDIQN, from the coding sequence ATGCTCAAAGGGTTTCTGGACTTATTTTTGCAATCTAACTGTCCTTTGTGTCAACGTTCTACATCTGGTGTGTTTTGTGAAAACTGCACTAGACAGTTACACAAATGTCATCACCAGCAGCCTCAAGCTTTATGGAAACAGCCAATACCTGTATTTGGCTGGGGGATGTATGGTGGGGTGATCAAACGCGCGATCGCTGTGATGAAATATGATCATCAACCTCAAATCGCTCGACCTTTGGGACAATGGCTAGGGGACACTTGGTTATTACATTCTCTTCATCAAGAGCAAAAAATTGTAGTCGTACCAATTCCTATGCACGCCAGTAAGCAAAAACAACGGGGTTACAATCAAGCGGCATTAATTGCCCAAAGCTTTTGTCAAACAACTGGATTAAAATTGAAACTAAATGGTTTGATAAGAGTGCGCGAGACTGAAGCGCAGTTTGGTTTATCGGGAGCTGATCGAGAAAAAAACTTGGCTGAAGCTTTTGCTATTGGGTCAGATTTTCGCCAGTTCTACCCCAAAGCGTCAGTATTGTTAGTGGATGACATTTACACAACTGGTGCAACTGCAAAGTCTGCTGTGCAAACACTGCGTCAATCTGGAATCAAAGTTTTAGGGTTAGCCGCAGTTGCGACTGCTGTAAAATACAAAGACATTCAAAATTAA
- a CDS encoding GNAT family N-acetyltransferase → MNSHYKDFLIRNWQKSDRTKVAAVISYVLSEYGLGWEPKGADRDVLEVEECYLATGGEFWVIEHQSQIVGTGAYYPNHRAEKSVEIRKMYLLPSVRGLGLGKYLLQQLEAAIASRGFEQIWIETASVLVEAVKLYEHNGYQPATGVETLRCDRVYVKYLDR, encoded by the coding sequence ATGAACAGCCACTACAAAGACTTCTTAATTCGTAACTGGCAAAAAAGCGATCGCACTAAAGTCGCCGCCGTCATCAGTTACGTATTATCAGAATACGGTTTGGGTTGGGAACCTAAAGGTGCTGACCGCGATGTGCTGGAAGTGGAAGAATGTTACTTAGCCACAGGTGGCGAGTTTTGGGTAATTGAACACCAAAGCCAAATAGTTGGTACGGGGGCATACTATCCCAACCATCGGGCGGAAAAGTCCGTTGAAATCAGGAAAATGTATCTTTTACCCAGTGTTAGGGGTTTAGGATTAGGGAAATATTTGTTACAACAGTTAGAAGCAGCGATCGCTAGTCGTGGTTTTGAACAAATTTGGATTGAAACCGCCAGTGTATTGGTAGAAGCAGTCAAGCTGTATGAACACAACGGCTATCAGCCAGCTACAGGGGTGGAAACTTTACGCTGCGATCGCGTTTATGTGAAATACCTCGATAGGTGA
- a CDS encoding VOC family protein, translating to MFLQLTHIRLLVSNYRDCFLFYRDALGFVIDWGDENSGYAELHTGDGVKLALFRKELMAEAIPSAYQPSAIECQNKMALVFAVDNVDELYYHLKEKNAIIVTQPMDRPEWGLRTAHFRDPDGNLIEIFSNMSSLN from the coding sequence ATGTTCCTACAGTTAACACATATTAGGTTACTTGTCTCCAACTACAGAGACTGTTTTTTGTTCTACCGCGATGCGCTGGGATTTGTTATTGATTGGGGTGATGAAAATAGCGGTTACGCTGAGTTGCATACCGGGGATGGTGTCAAGCTGGCTTTGTTTAGAAAAGAGTTAATGGCGGAAGCAATTCCTAGTGCTTATCAACCTTCAGCGATTGAGTGCCAAAACAAAATGGCTTTGGTGTTTGCAGTAGATAATGTAGATGAGTTGTATTATCATCTCAAAGAAAAGAATGCCATCATTGTGACTCAACCAATGGATCGTCCAGAATGGGGATTAAGAACAGCCCATTTTCGTGATCCTGATGGTAATTTGATAGAAATTTTTAGCAATATGAGCAGCTTGAATTAG
- a CDS encoding tRNA-(ms[2]io[6]A)-hydroxylase — MVTSVLSTINALKQPTSDAWVEQAISNLDIILLDHSHCERKAAGVALNFMFRYPSNTKMVRELTAIAREELEHFDLVNQWLEKRNIPLAPLPPPPYGAGLKAAVRPQEPERFLDSLLVTGLIEARSHERLGLLAIHCPDLELAKFYKSLMASEARHFGIYWVLADTYFDREIVTERLDELSIVESELLAHLHPEPRIHS, encoded by the coding sequence GTGGTTACTTCCGTGTTATCAACTATCAATGCACTCAAGCAACCAACGAGTGATGCTTGGGTAGAACAAGCGATTTCTAATTTAGACATCATTTTGCTTGATCATTCCCACTGTGAACGCAAAGCGGCTGGGGTGGCGTTAAACTTTATGTTTCGCTATCCTTCTAATACTAAAATGGTGAGAGAATTAACTGCGATCGCCCGTGAAGAACTCGAACATTTTGACTTGGTGAATCAGTGGCTAGAAAAGCGAAATATCCCTCTAGCACCCTTACCACCACCTCCCTACGGTGCGGGGTTGAAAGCTGCTGTGCGTCCTCAAGAACCAGAACGGTTTTTAGATTCCTTACTCGTAACTGGCTTAATTGAAGCACGTAGTCACGAACGCTTAGGACTATTAGCTATACACTGTCCTGATTTAGAATTAGCTAAGTTTTATAAAAGTTTAATGGCATCAGAAGCGCGACATTTCGGTATTTATTGGGTTTTAGCTGATACTTATTTTGACCGAGAAATTGTCACCGAACGGCTAGATGAATTATCAATAGTTGAAAGCGAGTTACTCGCACATTTACATCCAGAACCGAGAATTCATAGTTAA
- a CDS encoding tetratricopeptide repeat protein — MDWITLLRSLQSDFIKRLSSGCLLHCENEGQYSELTIISGERLKALRNFCWQMAEKYKRVSPVRDVFISYLKGKLGEEVVKERLADFITEVDYEKRFGGDGKIDFTLTADPSLGVEVKSRHGSIDRVRWSVSSEEVEKNAVVVCILIQEAVHEAQSEYHLLLAGFLPTRMIKLKTGSISFGIDQLLYAGGLYCYLEQLQSTNNNYVVQQKKLVSKQPRLLFPIDTNKVNVNHPEIYNYRELPIDYKQLGDECFSKGEYAAAISNYSQALKLNMQNTELYYKRGLAYDQLGDYKKAIADYSQVININIDDAKAYHQRGLALSKLGAYEAAIDDYTQSIRINPHAAIAYKNRAEARSCLGDNQGAIEDYNQAIKINPQYGDINKNRDMARYIVGNQPGFNQAMQLNPNDANAYKNRGNARADIGDYQGAIADYTQAIQINPHLADVYYNRGNVRCDVGDEEGAIADYTQAIQINANYADAYYNRGNIYAGMKNLQAAITDFQKAANIYRQEGNLAALKDTKDRILELEIIESIDILNF, encoded by the coding sequence ATGGACTGGATTACCCTACTGCGATCGCTACAGTCTGATTTTATTAAAAGATTATCATCTGGTTGTTTACTTCATTGTGAAAATGAAGGTCAATATAGTGAATTGACAATTATTTCCGGTGAGAGATTAAAAGCCTTACGGAATTTTTGTTGGCAGATGGCGGAAAAATATAAGCGCGTTTCGCCAGTCCGGGATGTTTTTATTAGCTACCTCAAGGGAAAATTGGGTGAGGAAGTTGTTAAAGAGCGTTTAGCTGATTTTATTACAGAAGTAGACTATGAAAAGCGATTTGGTGGTGATGGGAAGATAGATTTTACTCTCACGGCCGATCCTTCTCTTGGTGTTGAGGTAAAATCTCGTCATGGCAGTATTGATCGAGTGAGATGGTCAGTTAGTTCTGAAGAAGTTGAAAAAAATGCCGTGGTAGTTTGCATTTTAATTCAAGAAGCTGTGCATGAAGCACAATCAGAATATCACTTGTTATTAGCTGGGTTTCTTCCCACACGGATGATTAAATTGAAAACCGGCAGCATATCTTTCGGGATAGATCAATTGTTATATGCTGGTGGCTTATATTGTTATTTGGAACAGTTACAATCTACTAACAATAATTATGTTGTCCAGCAAAAAAAATTGGTAAGCAAACAGCCAAGATTGTTATTCCCAATCGATACAAATAAAGTAAATGTTAATCATCCTGAAATATACAATTATAGAGAGTTACCCATAGATTATAAACAACTGGGTGATGAATGTTTTAGTAAAGGAGAATATGCTGCGGCTATTAGCAACTATAGTCAAGCTTTAAAATTGAATATGCAAAATACAGAATTATATTATAAACGGGGGTTAGCTTATGATCAATTAGGAGATTATAAAAAAGCGATCGCAGATTATTCTCAAGTCATTAATATAAATATAGATGATGCTAAAGCTTACCATCAGCGTGGTTTGGCTTTATCTAAACTGGGAGCTTATGAAGCGGCAATTGATGATTATACCCAGTCAATCAGAATTAATCCTCATGCTGCTATCGCTTATAAAAACCGTGCAGAAGCACGCTCTTGCTTAGGAGATAATCAAGGAGCGATTGAAGATTATAATCAGGCGATTAAAATTAATCCTCAATATGGGGATATAAATAAAAATCGTGATATGGCTCGTTATATTGTCGGCAATCAGCCGGGATTTAATCAAGCAATGCAGCTTAACCCTAACGATGCCAATGCTTACAAGAATCGTGGTAATGCTCGTGCGGATATTGGAGACTACCAAGGTGCGATCGCAGATTATACTCAAGCAATACAGATAAATCCCCATCTGGCCGATGTCTATTATAACCGGGGTAACGTGCGTTGTGATGTAGGCGACGAAGAAGGCGCGATCGCAGATTACACCCAGGCAATACAAATTAATGCTAATTATGCAGATGCGTATTATAACCGAGGTAATATCTATGCTGGCATGAAAAATCTACAAGCGGCAATTACAGATTTTCAAAAAGCAGCAAATATCTATCGTCAAGAAGGGAATTTAGCAGCACTCAAAGATACAAAAGACAGAATCTTAGAGTTAGAAATAATAGAATCAATCGATATATTAAATTTTTAG
- a CDS encoding cytochrome C — protein MSNLVKRKSRNRQLKRRPLGLIFTILAWSLVMGWLLALATSAQSATPVSEIGTVDVVPARYQLGQELYLENCASCHIALPPAVLPTQTWKNLLEDSQHYGVTLQPLLDPSRTLVWRYLSTFSRSQLKDEATPYRVNNSRYFKALHPQVDLPRPSQISSCVSCHPSAKEYNFRRLSQD, from the coding sequence ATGTCAAATCTGGTTAAACGTAAATCCCGTAACCGCCAACTCAAACGCCGTCCTTTAGGATTAATCTTCACCATTTTGGCTTGGAGTTTGGTGATGGGTTGGCTATTAGCCTTAGCCACTAGCGCGCAAAGTGCCACCCCTGTATCAGAGATTGGTACAGTTGATGTAGTTCCCGCGAGATACCAACTAGGACAGGAATTATATCTAGAAAATTGCGCTAGTTGTCATATTGCTCTGCCGCCTGCGGTTTTACCCACCCAAACCTGGAAAAACCTCCTAGAAGACTCACAGCATTATGGTGTAACTCTCCAACCACTATTAGATCCCAGTCGTACCCTAGTTTGGAGATATCTTTCTACTTTCTCACGCTCCCAGCTAAAAGACGAAGCAACACCCTACCGTGTGAATAATTCTCGCTATTTTAAAGCTTTACATCCTCAAGTTGATTTACCACGTCCTTCGCAAATCAGTAGTTGTGTCAGTTGTCATCCCAGTGCTAAGGAGTATAATTTTCGCCGCCTGAGTCAAGATTAG